From a single Geitlerinema sp. PCC 9228 genomic region:
- the nuoH gene encoding NADH-quinone oxidoreductase subunit NuoH, whose amino-acid sequence MNSGIDLRESFIQFVESFGIPSGTAKVMWMPFPMLLLVIAATLGVLVVVWQERKVSATVQQRYGPEYAGPLGMLQSLADGLKLVVKEDIVPAKADALLFTLGPIIVILPVFVSYMFVPFGENLILSNIGVAIFLWIALSSLQPIGLLMSGYASNNKYALLGGLRATAQSISYEIPLALAVLAIAMMSNSLSTLDIVEQQAGYGILSWNVWRQPVGFIIFWIAVLAECERLPFDLPEAEEELVAGYQTEYAGMRFALYYLASYVNLILSSLLVAVLYFGGWEFFVPVESIAGWIGVSETSPFFQIFSGILGVTMVLLKAFFFIFLALLLRWTVPRVRIDQLLDLGWKFLLPIALVNLLLTAGLKLAFPVAFGG is encoded by the coding sequence ATGAATTCAGGAATCGACCTTAGAGAAAGTTTCATTCAATTTGTGGAAAGCTTCGGCATCCCATCAGGCACGGCCAAAGTCATGTGGATGCCGTTTCCCATGTTGCTGTTGGTAATAGCAGCAACCCTAGGCGTTTTGGTGGTTGTGTGGCAAGAACGGAAAGTTTCCGCCACAGTCCAGCAGCGTTACGGTCCCGAATATGCAGGACCATTGGGAATGTTGCAGTCTTTGGCAGATGGATTGAAACTGGTAGTCAAAGAAGACATCGTTCCCGCCAAAGCCGATGCCTTGCTCTTTACCCTGGGACCGATTATCGTCATTCTGCCGGTGTTCGTCTCCTACATGTTCGTTCCCTTCGGGGAAAACTTAATTCTCTCCAACATCGGCGTTGCCATTTTTCTGTGGATTGCCCTCTCTAGCTTGCAACCCATCGGCTTGCTGATGTCTGGGTATGCATCCAACAACAAATACGCTTTGCTAGGGGGTTTGCGCGCAACCGCCCAATCCATTAGCTACGAAATTCCCCTGGCTTTGGCTGTGCTAGCCATTGCCATGATGAGCAACAGTCTCAGCACCCTAGACATTGTAGAGCAGCAAGCCGGCTACGGCATTCTCAGTTGGAACGTTTGGCGGCAACCCGTCGGGTTCATCATCTTCTGGATTGCCGTTTTAGCAGAATGCGAACGCTTGCCCTTTGACTTACCAGAAGCGGAAGAAGAACTGGTCGCCGGCTACCAAACCGAATACGCAGGAATGCGTTTTGCGCTGTACTACCTCGCTTCCTACGTCAACTTAATTTTATCTTCGCTACTGGTCGCGGTTCTCTACTTCGGTGGTTGGGAATTCTTCGTACCGGTCGAAAGTATTGCCGGATGGATTGGGGTCAGCGAAACCTCGCCGTTTTTCCAAATCTTCTCTGGCATCCTCGGCGTCACTATGGTCCTGCTGAAAGCCTTCTTCTTTATCTTTCTGGCCTTGCTCCTACGTTGGACCGTTCCCCGGGTCCGCATCGACCAACTGCTCGATTTGGGTTGGAAATTCCTCCTTCCCATTGCTCTGGTTAACTTGCTACTCACCGCTGGCTTGAAATTAGCCTTTCCCGTAGCCTTCGGCGGGTAG